Proteins from a single region of Candidatus Syntrophoarchaeum caldarius:
- a CDS encoding FAD-dependent pyridine nucleotide-disulfide oxidoreductase, whose protein sequence is MSKRIVIIGGGDAGTYTLEAIMKRKEDVAITLLKKDRYGSVSICGLPFALQGIYPLKDIELQEPEFFQSRGIDYRTLTEVTEINLEANSVTIQTGEELEYDYLVIATGSRPFIPSIPGVELEGVYTVKDMEDGERIEVAMNDPGVKNAVVIGAGTIALQVAVAFSKNNIKTTVTKPRPLILRSMLDPDIASKVQKKLEELEIRFILGKETVAIKGDGDVKSVLIGDTEVPADIVVACAGMRPNVDLAKEAGIEIGESGGIATDPFLHVKKGRGYIDNVYAAGDCVEVIDAITHRPRLSMLASTCVTQAKVISDNIFGDNSSFDPVLSPTVANIAGLQVGSVGITSETAKRYGMKVITGKKEKPTKPRYYPGRKSMLMKLLFDAYSERLVGAQIISEDQVADRIDELSIAIRSGMRARELRMMEKSFDPSVALHRDVMADAAEDALNV, encoded by the coding sequence ATGTCAAAAAGAATTGTGATAATCGGGGGTGGTGATGCAGGAACTTATACACTGGAAGCGATCATGAAAAGAAAGGAGGATGTGGCGATAACTCTTCTAAAGAAGGACAGATATGGTTCTGTATCTATCTGCGGACTGCCTTTTGCTTTGCAGGGGATTTATCCGCTAAAAGATATTGAGCTACAGGAACCAGAATTCTTTCAGAGCAGGGGCATCGACTATCGAACCTTAACCGAGGTCACAGAAATTAATTTAGAAGCGAATAGTGTGACGATTCAGACAGGAGAGGAGTTAGAATACGATTATCTTGTGATAGCAACAGGAAGCAGACCGTTTATCCCATCAATTCCGGGTGTGGAGCTTGAGGGAGTTTATACGGTAAAAGATATGGAGGATGGCGAGAGGATTGAGGTCGCTATGAATGATCCAGGTGTGAAAAACGCTGTTGTTATCGGTGCTGGAACAATCGCGCTTCAGGTTGCAGTTGCATTCTCTAAAAATAATATTAAGACCACGGTTACAAAACCCCGCCCTCTGATCCTTCGTTCAATGTTGGATCCTGATATCGCCTCAAAAGTTCAGAAAAAACTTGAAGAGCTGGAAATAAGGTTTATACTTGGAAAGGAGACGGTAGCTATAAAGGGCGATGGAGATGTTAAGTCAGTTTTGATAGGGGATACTGAGGTTCCTGCTGATATAGTGGTGGCATGCGCGGGAATGCGTCCGAATGTTGATCTTGCGAAAGAAGCTGGGATAGAGATAGGTGAGAGTGGAGGAATCGCGACAGATCCATTTTTACATGTTAAAAAGGGAAGAGGATATATAGACAATGTATATGCCGCCGGCGATTGTGTGGAGGTCATAGATGCAATTACACACCGCCCGAGGTTGAGCATGCTTGCCTCCACGTGTGTAACACAGGCTAAGGTAATATCCGATAACATATTTGGTGATAATTCATCTTTTGATCCAGTTTTAAGTCCAACCGTCGCCAATATCGCAGGTCTTCAGGTGGGATCTGTTGGGATCACCTCAGAGACCGCAAAAAGATACGGCATGAAGGTTATAACCGGCAAAAAGGAGAAGCCTACAAAGCCGAGATATTATCCTGGAAGAAAGTCCATGCTGATGAAATTACTCTTCGATGCCTACTCTGAGCGGTTGGTAGGTGCACAGATAATCTCGGAGGATCAGGTTGCAGACCGTATAGATGAACTCAGCATCGCGATAAGGTCTGGCATGAGGGCCAGGGAATTACGTATGATGGAGAAGAGCTTTGACCCCTCTGTTGCATTGCACAGGGATGTGATGGCCGATGCGGCAGAGGATGCTCTAAATGTATAA